From a single Methanofollis sp. W23 genomic region:
- a CDS encoding cation-transporting P-type ATPase, with protein sequence MAIYAGDRDELYAQTGSREEGLSRAEASERLRVHGPNVIQKREKKNYFRVYLRQYTQFFAVLLEVAAVLSLIADASAPGEGYDILGYAIAGAVVINATFAFWQEYKADQTVEALLRLMPSMVTVRREGVAEEVDAREVVPGDVLLLEEGDRIAADAVLTGVNSLYVDLSTLTGESRPRHRTADPSSAVSVLEARNVVFAGTTVTSGNGTAVVYATGQTTEFGKIATLAREVEKRQTPMQKEIVRITRILTLAAVLVGGVFFVLSYFAGYGLLVAAIFALSLIVANVPEGMLPTITLSLSLASQHMARRNALIKNLDSVQTLGSTTVICTDKTGTLTRNEMTARVIVLSSGEEVSVTGEGYLGDGEAVIKGRTEGSDERLEFFLMAALLNCRAAIEGDHLHGDPTELALVAAARKACVGPEGYEKVAEIPFTSERKMMSTVHARDSARLIFTKGAPEVVLPKCRGFRNRTGTVVPLDEEERARIAARAEALERQAYRLLAVAYGEGEEEEGLVYLGLIGLMDPPRAEVPGAVATCRRAGIRVMVLTGDNPITAGAVAEAIGLSVDRVITGDDLAGISEERLEEILRDEDVLFARMRSDQKLQIATALQKNGEVVAMTGDGVNDAPALKKADIGIAMGLKGTEVAKEAADMVLIDDNFCSIVAAVEEGRTVYFNIKKFVTYILSSNVPEIVPYILQFFLRIPLPLTVIQILSIDLGSDMLPGLALGSERHEKDIMEIPPVGKTERILDREVFKRGYFFLGIIEATAAMTAFLGFLYLMGWHYGDLSIAGTELHRQAMTMTLLGAVTCQLANVWTLRSWEFSAFERGLFTNKLLIVAVVLEAIWIFLLLTAPPVQAVFNTASVPPVYLLLLVPFPILLFVSHEFYKYLIRRRTGKGMHREGEAEPLPSELCGENEE encoded by the coding sequence ATGGCGATCTATGCCGGAGACCGCGACGAACTCTATGCGCAGACCGGATCACGGGAGGAGGGGCTGAGTCGAGCGGAGGCCAGTGAACGTCTCCGCGTCCACGGGCCAAACGTCATCCAGAAACGAGAAAAAAAGAATTATTTCAGGGTCTATCTCAGGCAGTATACCCAATTTTTTGCCGTCCTCCTCGAGGTCGCCGCCGTCCTCTCTCTCATCGCCGACGCCTCGGCGCCGGGCGAGGGCTACGACATCCTTGGCTACGCGATCGCCGGGGCGGTGGTCATCAACGCCACCTTCGCCTTCTGGCAGGAGTACAAGGCCGACCAGACCGTCGAGGCGCTGCTGCGACTCATGCCCTCGATGGTAACGGTGCGGCGCGAGGGCGTCGCCGAAGAGGTGGATGCCCGTGAGGTCGTGCCAGGCGACGTCCTCCTCCTTGAAGAGGGTGACCGTATCGCCGCCGACGCCGTGTTGACCGGGGTGAACTCGCTCTATGTCGACCTCTCCACGCTCACCGGCGAGTCGAGACCGCGCCACCGGACCGCCGACCCCTCATCGGCGGTCTCAGTCCTTGAGGCGAGGAATGTCGTCTTCGCCGGGACCACCGTCACCTCGGGGAACGGGACGGCAGTGGTCTATGCCACCGGGCAGACGACCGAGTTCGGGAAGATCGCCACCCTTGCCAGGGAGGTGGAGAAGCGCCAGACCCCGATGCAGAAAGAGATCGTCAGGATCACCAGGATCCTCACCCTCGCCGCGGTCCTGGTCGGCGGGGTCTTTTTTGTCCTCAGTTATTTTGCCGGGTACGGGCTGCTCGTCGCGGCGATCTTCGCCCTCTCCCTCATCGTCGCCAATGTCCCTGAGGGGATGCTCCCGACCATCACCCTCTCGCTCTCACTCGCGAGTCAGCACATGGCGAGGCGAAACGCTCTCATCAAGAACCTCGACTCGGTCCAGACACTCGGGAGCACCACGGTCATCTGCACCGACAAGACAGGAACCCTGACCAGGAACGAGATGACGGCGAGGGTGATCGTCCTCTCAAGCGGAGAAGAGGTCTCGGTCACCGGCGAAGGTTACCTGGGCGACGGCGAGGCGGTCATCAAGGGGCGGACCGAGGGCTCTGACGAACGCCTGGAATTTTTCCTCATGGCCGCACTCCTCAACTGCCGGGCGGCGATCGAGGGCGACCACCTCCACGGCGATCCCACCGAACTCGCCCTCGTCGCCGCGGCGAGGAAGGCCTGTGTGGGGCCAGAGGGCTACGAAAAGGTGGCCGAGATACCCTTCACCAGCGAGCGCAAGATGATGTCCACGGTCCATGCAAGAGACAGCGCCCGCCTCATCTTCACGAAGGGTGCTCCCGAGGTGGTCCTCCCGAAGTGCCGGGGCTTCAGGAACCGCACTGGAACGGTCGTCCCCCTCGACGAGGAGGAACGGGCACGGATCGCCGCTCGTGCCGAAGCCCTGGAGAGGCAGGCCTACCGTCTCCTCGCGGTCGCCTACGGCGAGGGCGAGGAGGAGGAGGGTCTCGTCTACCTCGGGCTCATCGGGCTGATGGACCCGCCGCGGGCCGAGGTGCCGGGAGCAGTCGCGACCTGCCGGCGGGCCGGAATCAGGGTGATGGTCCTCACCGGCGACAACCCGATCACCGCCGGGGCGGTGGCAGAGGCGATCGGGCTCTCGGTGGACCGGGTGATCACCGGCGACGACCTGGCCGGGATCTCTGAAGAGCGCCTGGAAGAGATCCTCAGGGACGAAGACGTCCTCTTTGCCAGGATGCGCTCAGACCAGAAACTTCAGATCGCCACCGCCCTCCAGAAGAACGGCGAGGTGGTGGCGATGACCGGCGACGGGGTGAACGACGCTCCGGCCCTCAAGAAGGCCGACATCGGGATCGCGATGGGGCTGAAGGGGACCGAGGTCGCGAAAGAGGCGGCCGACATGGTCCTCATCGACGACAACTTCTGCTCCATCGTCGCCGCCGTCGAGGAGGGGCGGACCGTCTACTTCAACATCAAAAAGTTCGTCACCTACATCCTCTCCTCCAATGTCCCCGAGATTGTCCCGTATATCCTCCAGTTCTTCCTCAGGATCCCGCTCCCGCTCACCGTAATCCAGATCCTCTCCATCGACCTTGGGTCGGATATGCTCCCAGGCCTTGCCCTCGGCTCAGAGCGGCATGAGAAGGACATCATGGAGATCCCGCCGGTGGGAAAGACCGAGCGGATCCTGGACCGCGAGGTCTTCAAGCGGGGTTACTTCTTCCTGGGGATCATCGAGGCGACCGCTGCGATGACCGCCTTCCTCGGGTTCCTGTATCTGATGGGCTGGCACTACGGCGACCTCTCCATCGCCGGCACCGAACTCCACAGGCAGGCGATGACCATGACTCTCCTCGGGGCGGTGACCTGCCAGCTCGCCAATGTCTGGACCCTCCGCTCCTGGGAGTTCTCGGCCTTTGAGCGCGGCCTCTTCACCAACAAACTCCTCATCGTCGCCGTGGTCCTGGAGGCGATCTGGATCTTCCTCCTCCTCACCGCCCCGCCGGTCCAGGCGGTCTTCAACACCGCGAGCGTCCCGCCTGTCTATCTCCTGCTGCTGGTACCCTTCCCGATCCTCCTCTTCGTCTCTCACGAGTTCTACAAATATCTCATCAGGCGCCGGACCGGGAAGGGGATGCACCGGGAGGGGGAGGCCGAACCTCTGCCTTCAGAGCTCTGCGGGGAGAACGAGGAGTGA
- a CDS encoding AAA family ATPase — protein MIRCIAFAHHKGGTGKTTSCLNIAGFLQQAGKKVLVVDSDPQANATSGLGVGPGSYQKSIYDLFMGRVDDFPQVGLKEVVVQTDSGIDLLPSSLDLVGAEPFLYSVEERATILRDILAKEATDYDLVLIDTPPSMGQLVINGMVAADHVVVTLDSGFFALGGVATMKAIFGDIQEHIGVKIRAEMALITSRSPPEERPKGFLSWMKRRFAQEHDEENRDPVEAEAARTFLRVEKIPFSREVPEAQKHGLPISHYAPECQAAAAYREIAAFVGEWD, from the coding sequence ATCATTCGGTGTATCGCATTTGCCCACCATAAAGGAGGGACCGGCAAGACGACCTCGTGCCTCAACATCGCGGGGTTTCTCCAGCAGGCAGGGAAGAAAGTCCTGGTCGTGGACAGCGACCCCCAGGCAAATGCAACCTCAGGTCTCGGTGTCGGGCCGGGGTCTTACCAGAAAAGTATCTATGATCTCTTCATGGGCCGCGTCGACGACTTCCCTCAGGTCGGTCTTAAGGAAGTGGTGGTCCAGACCGATTCAGGAATCGATCTCCTCCCCTCCTCTCTCGACCTTGTCGGGGCAGAACCTTTCCTTTACTCGGTCGAGGAGCGGGCGACTATCCTCAGAGACATCCTTGCGAAGGAGGCCACAGACTATGACCTCGTCCTCATCGACACACCGCCGAGCATGGGGCAACTCGTCATCAACGGCATGGTCGCGGCCGACCATGTCGTCGTCACCCTGGACTCAGGGTTCTTCGCTCTCGGGGGGGTGGCGACGATGAAGGCCATCTTTGGGGACATCCAGGAGCATATCGGCGTAAAGATCAGGGCCGAGATGGCCCTCATCACGTCGCGCTCGCCCCCTGAGGAGAGACCGAAAGGGTTTCTCTCCTGGATGAAACGCCGGTTTGCACAGGAGCATGACGAAGAGAACAGAGACCCGGTCGAGGCCGAGGCGGCCAGGACATTTCTCAGGGTGGAGAAGATTCCCTTCTCCCGCGAGGTTCCTGAAGCCCAGAAACACGGGCTCCCGATCTCCCACTATGCCCCGGAATGTCAGGCGGCGGCGGCGTACAGGGAGATTGCGGCCTTTGTCGGCGAGTGGGACTGA
- a CDS encoding YeeE/YedE thiosulfate transporter family protein codes for MLTALHKNARAQLFIGLLIGTGFGFFLQKGGVTTYDVIVGQLLLQDFTVVKLMLSAVVVGMVGFYLLKGKGMAQVHCKNVTLGSVVIGGLIFGAGFAVLGYCPGTVAGAVGQGWLDALVGGVVGMVLGAGIFARLYPRLVGGVLARGEYEVRTIPEVLGVNEWVVVGGVVVLILAVLYLLEALGV; via the coding sequence ATGCTGACGGCACTCCACAAAAATGCCAGGGCCCAACTGTTCATCGGGCTCCTGATCGGGACCGGGTTTGGGTTCTTCCTCCAGAAAGGAGGGGTGACCACCTACGATGTCATCGTCGGCCAACTCCTCCTCCAGGACTTCACGGTGGTGAAACTGATGCTCTCGGCGGTGGTCGTCGGGATGGTCGGGTTCTATCTCCTCAAGGGGAAGGGGATGGCGCAGGTCCACTGCAAGAACGTGACCCTGGGCTCGGTGGTGATTGGCGGGCTTATCTTCGGCGCCGGGTTTGCGGTCCTCGGTTACTGCCCCGGCACCGTTGCCGGGGCGGTCGGGCAGGGCTGGCTCGACGCCCTGGTCGGCGGGGTCGTCGGGATGGTCCTTGGCGCCGGGATCTTTGCCAGGCTGTACCCGCGGCTTGTCGGCGGGGTGCTTGCCCGCGGCGAGTACGAGGTCAGGACTATCCCCGAGGTGCTCGGGGTCAACGAGTGGGTGGTGGTCGGGGGCGTCGTCGTCCTGATACTCGCAGTGCTGTACCTGCTTGAGGCGCTGGGGGTGTGA
- a CDS encoding methyl-accepting chemotaxis protein, translating into MISEKPGRQALFAEPAALNGSEEEREALVERVDALATALQGALDGDFSVEVETREVPEELRGLTDVVTGVIARMQEETTPSGVPDDAVVELTSTLEQALSSTSPAPVETDVLPSPLQPLAWVFNRTLSMVQEEQAKVARLEEETARIQQQEQAAVEELKEETTRTTDEDEAKVAGLKAEILRMQEEQATLADLKEEAVRSKESVQKLTDTIRHTFNGNAFLHLDSASYPDELRELAGVIEEIFSQMQQKQKADIWLKTVFQENPMPMALIDKDLQVLALNDAYCTLMEDSRERLLSGAKGRATIRHLAGDRNSHVFSRGKKTRSTLELSIGKRSKIVDQYGIPLRTKTGRTDRGLFIFYDITEVRENEARLKEEMAEIKDLQARSQTIIEQNPMPILLITPDFTVISANEAYAAMSGIPYEHLEGTNIRSFRVLEQKGEGLKQTLQHKRRCYGEVTVELPSGTHNLEQYGIPLLSADGEIASIIIVYNDVTSQREKEDRIRALMTEADERAQSFEKSAADLAAVMEAAACGDLSTSVAIQEDDLLAGVKANYNRSLENFRAIIGEVNQAVDVVKETAGETGKGAAEISKATEQVAIATQSSSESSRDLLESIENVNRSIADFSASIEEIASTTQEVMKKALTSAEDGRHGAEIGKVASQKMEAVGTISEQTVKDIGHLNTQMHEITKIVKLINEISSQTNLLALNAAIEAARAGEHGRGFSVVAGEIRNLAGDSREASQQIEELIASIQKESEQTAESMRASHQEIEEGIESVNRAITVLSRISVDIGEAANAITEITRATENQAGETGKIMEMMESAAGKTKENLKQTEDMAALAEEVSASTQEVGSAAHELTELSRDLKIKMDTFKTK; encoded by the coding sequence ATGATTTCAGAAAAACCAGGAAGACAGGCGCTTTTTGCCGAACCCGCGGCACTGAACGGGAGTGAAGAGGAACGTGAAGCCCTGGTGGAGAGGGTCGACGCCCTCGCAACGGCACTGCAAGGGGCGCTGGACGGTGACTTCTCGGTCGAAGTGGAGACCAGAGAAGTCCCTGAAGAACTCAGGGGCCTTACCGACGTAGTCACCGGCGTCATCGCAAGGATGCAGGAAGAGACGACACCTTCAGGTGTGCCAGACGACGCGGTCGTCGAACTCACCAGCACCCTGGAGCAGGCCCTCTCCAGTACGTCCCCCGCACCGGTCGAGACCGACGTCCTCCCTTCCCCCCTGCAGCCACTTGCCTGGGTCTTCAACCGCACCCTGAGCATGGTGCAGGAGGAGCAGGCAAAGGTTGCACGACTGGAAGAAGAAACGGCCAGGATACAGCAGCAGGAACAGGCGGCAGTTGAGGAACTGAAAGAGGAGACCACCAGGACGACCGATGAGGACGAGGCGAAGGTTGCAGGATTGAAAGCAGAGATCCTCAGAATGCAGGAGGAACAGGCGACCCTTGCAGACCTGAAGGAGGAGGCGGTCAGGTCAAAAGAATCAGTCCAGAAACTGACCGACACCATCAGGCACACCTTCAACGGGAACGCCTTCCTTCACCTGGACAGCGCCTCCTACCCCGATGAACTCAGGGAACTTGCCGGCGTAATCGAGGAGATCTTCTCCCAGATGCAACAGAAGCAGAAGGCCGACATCTGGCTGAAGACCGTCTTCCAGGAGAACCCGATGCCGATGGCTCTCATCGACAAGGACCTGCAGGTGCTTGCCCTCAACGACGCCTACTGCACCTTGATGGAAGACTCCAGGGAACGCCTCCTCTCTGGCGCAAAGGGCCGTGCTACAATCAGGCATCTTGCTGGGGACAGGAACAGCCATGTCTTCTCCAGGGGGAAGAAGACCAGGTCGACGCTCGAACTCAGCATCGGAAAGAGGAGCAAGATCGTCGATCAGTACGGCATCCCGCTTCGCACCAAGACTGGCCGGACCGACCGGGGGCTCTTTATCTTCTACGACATCACCGAGGTCAGAGAGAACGAGGCGCGACTCAAGGAGGAGATGGCCGAGATCAAAGATCTCCAGGCCCGCTCGCAGACGATCATCGAGCAGAACCCGATGCCCATCCTCCTCATCACCCCTGACTTTACGGTCATCTCGGCAAATGAGGCCTACGCCGCGATGTCAGGGATCCCATACGAGCACCTGGAAGGGACGAACATCCGTTCTTTCAGGGTGCTCGAACAGAAAGGCGAAGGGCTCAAGCAGACTCTCCAGCATAAAAGGCGCTGTTATGGTGAAGTGACGGTCGAACTCCCGAGCGGCACCCACAACCTTGAGCAGTACGGCATCCCGCTCCTCTCCGCGGACGGCGAGATCGCGAGCATCATCATCGTCTACAATGACGTCACTTCTCAGCGCGAGAAGGAGGACAGGATCAGGGCGCTCATGACCGAGGCCGACGAGCGGGCACAGAGTTTTGAGAAGAGTGCCGCCGACCTTGCCGCGGTGATGGAAGCCGCGGCGTGCGGCGATCTCTCCACCAGCGTTGCAATTCAAGAAGACGACCTCCTCGCGGGGGTGAAGGCCAACTACAACCGTTCGCTTGAGAACTTCAGGGCGATCATCGGGGAGGTGAACCAGGCCGTGGACGTCGTGAAGGAGACGGCCGGGGAGACTGGAAAAGGCGCAGCCGAAATCAGCAAGGCCACCGAACAGGTGGCCATCGCGACCCAGAGTTCCTCGGAGTCCTCTCGCGACCTCCTGGAGAGCATCGAGAATGTGAACCGGAGCATCGCCGACTTCTCCGCATCCATCGAAGAGATCGCAAGCACCACCCAGGAAGTCATGAAGAAGGCCCTGACTTCGGCCGAGGACGGGCGGCATGGTGCCGAGATCGGGAAGGTCGCGTCCCAGAAGATGGAAGCCGTCGGGACGATCTCTGAGCAGACTGTCAAAGATATCGGGCACCTCAACACCCAGATGCACGAGATCACAAAGATCGTAAAGTTGATCAACGAGATCTCCAGCCAGACCAACCTGCTTGCCCTCAACGCCGCGATCGAGGCGGCGCGGGCCGGCGAACACGGCAGGGGCTTTTCGGTGGTCGCAGGCGAGATCAGGAACCTCGCAGGTGATTCCAGAGAGGCAAGCCAGCAGATCGAGGAACTGATCGCCTCCATCCAGAAGGAGAGCGAGCAGACCGCCGAGTCGATGCGGGCCTCTCACCAGGAGATCGAGGAGGGGATCGAGAGCGTCAACCGTGCGATCACGGTCCTCTCCAGGATCAGTGTCGATATCGGCGAGGCAGCGAACGCGATCACCGAGATCACCCGGGCGACCGAGAACCAGGCCGGGGAGACCGGGAAGATCATGGAGATGATGGAATCGGCCGCAGGCAAGACGAAAGAAAACCTCAAACAGACAGAAGACATGGCCGCCCTCGCCGAAGAGGTCAGCGCCTCGACGCAGGAGGTCGGCAGCGCCGCCCATGAGCTCACTGAGCTCTCAAGAGACCTGAAAATAAAGATGGACACCTTCAAGACCAAATAG
- a CDS encoding AAA domain-containing protein, with protein sequence MPQHNLSPSLVARYFYHQCPRFLRYAATPPQARAALGIPEPAEDRSMVTDLLRAKGFAWEEEAIGRRIPGKVQVAPGTGPLHERRFGVQESLRLLAGAPAGTGIYQSTLVAPPGFYRRYGLDPGLCSFHESHPDLIWSVDDDRLRVIDLKATDQVKTSHRVQVALYALIIEEVLAEHGIERCVDRTCAGVWLQDAEAPETVEIAPDLRVLGSFLAHDLGAIMSTSPHDLPWHLRPNCESCPFFSSCQEEADETRSVSLMPGLTSGARRYLHDLGVDALDALDGFLSCPDADDALERCGSLRGKGERLRRQVQALTSGEVVPLDGASPSLPINESIGLVITLQKEPVGGRLYAAGFRRFKGKEVYPSPSQVWVQVARTPEECGEVGKEFVRALFHELEILDAYNEGRSFMDQRSLQTYVLDEGERLLLLDLLREVAADPETAAEARPLLQYYAGVEGRRTRYPVVVLSRLLNDSAALPVPVAARLPAALAALLGPDHPAAFKPSDLFWPAFGNLMKSDAVAMAWYGDRPEAVEWTRDEVARRLRTAGDLLSALRDRSHPHRWAEKFAFPPVHRYAHPELAALVGTVREEAATAAAEMRRARCLPEAEAEWNGTRVRLRCVDGEWWEVLSGLDEAALPTTSGLPGYLLVPATTDGLRAAQGFDDALYVATTRPPQGEVRFAGVKEVRTDRSGQVSRLALEVRYDAEQDRFEAGDHALLFPRATDFATTRILDQIEEVDALKEHDLLTLLTDPGKFAVPMPPLCRPDLAALDGFTASQTRAFTQILGNRLTLVWGPPGTGKTHFLAHAIQTIAKARQGQIRIAVSALTHAAIENLLFELQDMTAGDFGLNLSVCKLQKATSPKGHALLVLGHDVVKNMTRVPERFVLGGTAQAFYKYRSSLPSFDLLIIDEASQMQFGELALLLPLLGGEGRLVLAGDDLQLPPVVMHSTDEDEKENELQDSVFAWLRRRDTGGDSSYTVQLMENWRMNATLSRFSAESLYGCGYRPANKIVAAQEIRLLDTGACDPFVEYVLDPAFPLTVVVLEEVRAAVENLEEAGLVADLACALRERLCQPDQEIPYPATMSGDSAFWRGGLFIVSPHHAQIAAITHALSERRAWKSDPFVDTVDKMQGQQCEAVIVSYGVSDTETALREAEFIYSLNRLNVSVTRARAKCIVFLPRRLLEPSFELFSHEKAVRGFEHMCALLSFCERGEKKEFSPEGIGDLTVYRTA encoded by the coding sequence ATGCCCCAGCACAACCTCAGCCCCTCTCTTGTCGCTCGCTATTTCTACCACCAGTGCCCCAGGTTCCTCAGGTACGCCGCCACCCCGCCGCAGGCCCGTGCCGCCCTCGGCATCCCTGAGCCCGCAGAAGACCGGAGCATGGTCACCGACCTGCTCAGGGCAAAGGGGTTTGCATGGGAGGAAGAGGCCATTGGCAGGCGGATCCCGGGGAAGGTGCAGGTCGCCCCAGGAACCGGCCCCCTCCATGAACGCCGGTTTGGGGTGCAGGAGAGCCTCCGCCTCCTTGCAGGGGCGCCGGCGGGCACCGGGATCTACCAGTCCACCCTTGTCGCCCCGCCAGGATTTTACCGGCGGTATGGGCTCGACCCCGGCCTCTGCTCCTTTCACGAGAGCCATCCAGACCTCATATGGTCTGTCGACGACGACCGCCTCAGGGTGATCGACCTCAAGGCGACCGACCAGGTGAAGACCAGTCACCGCGTCCAGGTCGCCCTGTACGCCCTCATCATCGAAGAGGTCCTGGCTGAGCACGGGATCGAACGGTGTGTCGACCGCACCTGTGCAGGGGTATGGCTCCAGGACGCCGAGGCCCCTGAGACCGTGGAGATCGCCCCTGACCTGCGGGTGCTGGGCTCGTTCCTCGCTCACGACCTCGGGGCGATCATGAGCACCTCTCCCCACGATCTCCCCTGGCACCTCAGGCCGAACTGCGAGTCCTGCCCCTTCTTCTCCTCGTGCCAGGAGGAGGCAGATGAAACCAGATCGGTCTCCCTCATGCCAGGTCTCACCTCCGGGGCCAGGCGCTATCTCCATGACCTCGGGGTCGACGCCCTCGACGCCCTCGACGGGTTCCTCTCCTGCCCTGATGCGGACGACGCCCTGGAACGCTGCGGGTCATTGCGGGGGAAGGGCGAGCGCCTGCGCCGCCAGGTCCAGGCCCTCACGAGCGGGGAGGTCGTCCCGCTCGACGGGGCCTCGCCTTCCCTCCCGATCAACGAGAGCATCGGGCTTGTCATCACCCTCCAGAAGGAACCAGTCGGGGGCCGTCTCTATGCCGCGGGGTTCAGGCGGTTCAAGGGCAAGGAGGTCTACCCCTCGCCCTCGCAGGTCTGGGTGCAGGTCGCCCGGACCCCTGAGGAGTGCGGGGAGGTCGGCAAAGAATTTGTCAGGGCGCTCTTTCATGAACTCGAAATTCTCGACGCATACAACGAAGGCCGATCCTTCATGGACCAGCGATCCCTCCAGACCTATGTCCTCGACGAAGGCGAACGCCTCCTCCTCCTCGACCTCCTCAGGGAGGTCGCCGCCGATCCGGAGACCGCCGCCGAGGCCCGCCCGCTCCTCCAGTACTATGCCGGCGTGGAAGGCAGGCGGACCAGGTACCCGGTGGTGGTCCTCTCGCGCCTCCTCAACGACTCGGCCGCCCTCCCGGTGCCGGTCGCGGCCCGCCTCCCCGCCGCCCTCGCCGCCCTCCTCGGCCCAGACCACCCTGCGGCCTTCAAGCCTTCAGATCTCTTCTGGCCGGCCTTCGGCAACCTGATGAAGAGCGACGCCGTCGCGATGGCATGGTACGGCGACCGCCCTGAGGCGGTCGAGTGGACAAGAGACGAGGTCGCCCGCCGTCTCCGTACCGCCGGCGACCTCCTCAGCGCCCTCAGGGACCGCTCGCACCCGCACCGGTGGGCCGAGAAGTTCGCCTTCCCGCCGGTCCACCGCTACGCCCACCCAGAACTCGCCGCCCTTGTCGGGACCGTCAGAGAGGAGGCGGCCACCGCGGCGGCCGAGATGCGGCGGGCCAGGTGCCTCCCTGAGGCCGAGGCCGAATGGAACGGGACCAGGGTCAGGCTGCGGTGCGTCGACGGCGAGTGGTGGGAGGTGCTCTCCGGCCTCGACGAGGCGGCCCTCCCCACGACCAGCGGTCTTCCCGGCTACCTCCTCGTCCCTGCCACCACAGACGGACTACGGGCCGCTCAGGGCTTCGACGACGCCCTCTATGTGGCCACCACCAGGCCCCCGCAGGGCGAGGTGAGGTTTGCCGGGGTGAAGGAGGTCAGGACAGACCGGAGCGGCCAGGTCTCGCGCCTCGCCCTTGAGGTGAGGTACGACGCCGAGCAGGACCGGTTCGAGGCCGGCGACCATGCCCTCCTCTTCCCGCGTGCGACCGACTTTGCCACCACCAGGATCCTCGACCAGATCGAGGAGGTGGACGCCCTGAAAGAGCACGACCTCCTCACCCTCCTCACTGACCCGGGAAAGTTCGCCGTGCCGATGCCGCCCCTCTGCCGTCCAGACCTGGCGGCGCTTGATGGGTTCACCGCGAGCCAGACGCGGGCCTTCACCCAGATCCTTGGGAACAGGCTCACCCTTGTCTGGGGGCCGCCAGGCACCGGCAAAACCCACTTCCTCGCCCACGCCATCCAGACGATCGCAAAGGCCAGGCAGGGCCAGATCAGGATCGCGGTGAGCGCCCTCACCCACGCCGCCATCGAGAACCTCCTCTTCGAACTCCAGGACATGACGGCCGGAGACTTCGGCCTCAACCTCTCGGTCTGCAAACTCCAGAAAGCGACGAGCCCGAAGGGGCACGCCCTCCTGGTCCTCGGTCACGACGTCGTCAAGAACATGACCCGCGTCCCAGAGCGGTTCGTCCTCGGCGGGACGGCCCAGGCCTTCTACAAGTACCGGTCCTCACTCCCGAGCTTCGACCTCCTCATCATCGACGAGGCCTCGCAGATGCAGTTCGGCGAACTCGCCCTCCTCCTCCCTCTCCTTGGCGGCGAGGGCAGACTGGTCCTGGCAGGCGACGACCTCCAACTCCCGCCGGTCGTGATGCACAGCACCGACGAGGACGAGAAGGAGAACGAGTTGCAGGACTCGGTCTTCGCCTGGCTGAGACGCCGGGATACCGGGGGGGACTCCTCCTACACCGTCCAGCTCATGGAGAACTGGCGGATGAACGCGACGCTCTCCCGCTTTTCTGCAGAGAGCCTGTACGGCTGTGGCTACCGCCCGGCAAACAAGATCGTCGCCGCCCAGGAGATCAGGCTTCTGGACACCGGGGCCTGCGACCCCTTCGTCGAGTACGTCCTCGACCCCGCCTTCCCGCTCACGGTCGTCGTCCTGGAAGAGGTGCGGGCCGCCGTCGAGAACCTGGAAGAAGCCGGACTGGTTGCCGATCTTGCCTGCGCCCTGAGAGAGAGACTCTGCCAGCCAGATCAAGAGATCCCCTACCCGGCCACGATGAGCGGCGACAGCGCCTTCTGGCGCGGGGGCCTTTTCATCGTCAGCCCGCACCACGCTCAGATCGCGGCGATTACCCATGCTCTCTCCGAGCGCAGAGCATGGAAATCAGACCCTTTCGTCGATACCGTCGACAAAATGCAGGGGCAGCAGTGCGAGGCAGTCATTGTCTCGTACGGCGTCAGCGATACCGAGACCGCCCTCAGAGAGGCCGAGTTCATCTACAGTCTCAACCGCCTCAATGTCTCGGTGACGCGGGCACGGGCCAAGTGCATCGTCTTCCTCCCTCGACGGCTTCTTGAACCTTCGTTTGAACTCTTCAGCCATGAAAAAGCAGTGAGAGGATTTGAGCACATGTGCGCCCTTCTCTCCTTCTGTGAAAGGGGAGAAAAAAAGGAATTCTCTCCTGAAGGGATAGGAGACCTGACCGTCTACAGGACAGCATAA
- a CDS encoding YeeE/YedE thiosulfate transporter family protein: MVLAYLTAPLWSPYVAGAGVGVMAVLSFLLADRPLGCSTAFVKTSGMIERAVRGEKVMEHPYYRKYVPKIDGAWMVVVGIVVGAFLSAMLSGVFALAWVPPRWGETFGYDPAVRVLAALAGGFLLGFGARWAGGCTSGHGISGTLQLSVNSIIAAAFFFIGGIATAMAIYGFPF, encoded by the coding sequence ATGGTCCTTGCATATCTTACAGCGCCGCTCTGGTCCCCGTACGTCGCGGGTGCCGGGGTCGGCGTGATGGCGGTGCTCTCGTTTCTCCTTGCCGACCGCCCGCTCGGGTGCTCGACGGCGTTTGTCAAGACAAGCGGGATGATCGAGAGGGCGGTGCGGGGAGAAAAAGTGATGGAGCACCCATATTACCGAAAATACGTCCCGAAGATCGACGGGGCATGGATGGTCGTCGTCGGGATCGTCGTCGGGGCGTTCCTCTCGGCGATGCTCTCCGGGGTCTTCGCCCTTGCCTGGGTGCCGCCGCGCTGGGGCGAGACCTTCGGCTACGACCCGGCAGTCCGCGTCCTTGCCGCCCTGGCCGGCGGGTTTCTCCTGGGGTTTGGCGCACGTTGGGCCGGGGGGTGTACGAGCGGGCACGGGATCAGCGGGACGCTCCAACTCTCGGTGAACAGCATCATCGCGGCGGCCTTCTTCTTCATCGGCGGGATCGCGACGGCGATGGCGATCTACGGGTTCCCGTTCTGA